A region from the Triticum aestivum cultivar Chinese Spring chromosome 3D, IWGSC CS RefSeq v2.1, whole genome shotgun sequence genome encodes:
- the LOC123075779 gene encoding uncharacterized protein: protein MAPPVRDRTMYRHHLCFLLLASTATLSAAVTASSYSTACPSLTPAQDRHTDGDEAVALIRSFQISGGQFSGGADGLFSPDDDPYKARQFHFLPHGASRTDDLALVHLTGTLTIFGPRSWHRGNHHYYSEAATIAFVLDGYHSSASRELCMVGTGTEHAADGSLRQYHDVVLRLHVPSPPSLADPFVSGSMEGSSDLGTISLLAYTEGDHYKYDSEHAACSPGPSRLPAIGSLRALGGVNSVCAHLKEQLMISYRLEHGRAVFPRMRVNQMQCSADGAALHAYAVLFNDTRPTERGYRRRRFLVGDEALVADGHWDQARRMLCLRACRVTLRAPASAPAVDCGIGMSFWFPAVWTMRERRSVAGMLWNSSQAGAEPMPIIDDQRSNANISDVKYSYNDTMLEEAKKHHQEISNGKKIIGSDSFPDFNSSNGDAEFSFQALDIRGQAYPVTIGSGMVADNILADDDASSRRWVVYGSMPTTAAARRAVVDDMKEDLLNVSYVIRYSAPRDKMRVRPSNVAHYSNYSVEKRKILAEGIYDRKRGILCMVGCQERAGLTDCQTLVTVQFASLGSNMPEHGTGAISSLRDKTDRLFFAKINFTMHGMYSAQVENAISRMDMESVMLVASTTLSCVFTILQILHTKRNPEAAPAVSVTMLVVLTMGFLAPLVLNSEALFASRRSQYYELHPTSRRIEINEVMMRAPTLIAFVLQLRLLQLAWSGRRTSTMSERTVLWICLPLYALGGIVAAVFHVINARASTIGMAGWRVTIWQDLVSYAGLILDGFLLPQIILNASLGGSRAWAISPWFYLGGTMLRLMPHVYDVVRARIYKPSMRSSKLYASPHDDLFSVAWDMVIPCGAALLALLLFLQQRLPGTAPLPSQRRRSSGYEMVSNI, encoded by the coding sequence ATGGCGCCACCAGTGAGGGATCGCACCATGTACAGGCACCAcctctgcttccttcttcttgcGTCGACGGCCACCCTCTCCGCCGCCGTCACGGCCTCCTCTTACTCCACTGCCTGCCCCTCCCTGACACCGGCTCAGGACCGCCACACCGACGGCGACGAGGCCGTTGCACTCATCCGCTCCTTCCAAATATCCGGCGGCCAGTTCTCCGGGGGCGCCGACGGGCTGTTTTCCCCCGACGACGACCCCTACAAAGCCCGCCAGTTCCACTTCCTTCCACACGGCGCGTCCCGCACGGACGACCTGGCTCTCGTTCACCTCACCGGCACCTTGACCATCTTTGGTCCCCGCAGTTGGCACCGTGGAAACCACCACTACTACAGCGAGGCCGCGACCATCGCCTTCGTCCTCGACGGTTACCACTCCTCGGCCTCGCGCGAGCTCTGCATGGTCGGGACCGGCACCGAGCACGCCGCCGACGGTTCTCTCAGGCAGTACCATGACGTTGTCCTCCGCCTCCATGTCCCCAGCCCTCCCAGCCTCGCCGATCCTTTCGTGTCCGGCAGCATGGAGGGCTCCTCCGACCTTGGGACCATCAGCCTCCTCGCGTACACCGAGGGCGACCACTACAAGTACGACTCCGAGCATGCGGCCTGCAGCCCCGGCCCATCGAGGCTGCCGGCTATTGGCTCGCTCCGGGCGCTCGGCGGTGTCAACTCCGTGTGCGCCCACCTTAAAGAACAGCTCATGATCTCCTACAGGTTGGAGCATGGCCGCGCCGTGTTTCCGCGGATGCGCGTCAACCAGATGCAGTGCAGCGCGGATGGCGCCGCCTTGCACGCATACGCGGTGCTCTTCAATGACACCAGGCCGACCGAGAGGGGCTACCGTCGACGCCGCTTCTTGGTCGGCGATGAAGCCCTGGTGGCCGACGGGCACTGGGACCAGGCTCGGCGTATGCTGTGCCTCAGGGCGTGCCGGGTTACGCTAAGGGCGCCGGCGTCTGCTCCGGCAGTCGACTGCGGGATCGGGATGAGCTTCTGGTTCCCAGCAGTGTGGACGATGCGGGAACGGAGATCCGTGGCCGGGATGCTCTGGAACTCTAGCCAAGCCGGCGCTGAACCGATGCCGATCATCGACGACCAAAGAAGCAACGCCAACATCTCCGACGTGAAGTACAGCTACAACGACACGATGCTGGAGGAGGCCAAGAAACATCACCAGGAGATCAGCAACGGGAAGAAGATCATAGGGTCAGACTCTTTCCCAGATTTCAACTCTAGTAACGGTGACGCTGAGTTTAGTTTCCAAGCGCTAGACATCAGGGGACAAGCCTACCCAGTCACAATCGGCTCGGGGATGGTCGCCGACAATATTCTGGCCGACGACGATGCCTCCTCCCGGCGTTGGGTGGTCTACGGGAGCATGCCCACGACCGCCGCGGCCCGGCGTGCGGTGGTTGACGACATGAAGGAGGACCTGTTGAATGTCAGCTATGTCATACGCTACTCTGCTCCACGTGACAAGATGAGGGTGCGTCCTAGCAATGTGGCCCACTACTCAAACTATAGCGTCGAGAAAAGAAAGATCTTGGCAGAGGGCATTTATGACCGGAAGAGGGGCATCCTGTGCATGGTCGGCTGCCAAGAGCGCGCCGGCTTGACTGACTGTCAGACACTGGTAACGGTGCAGTTCGCTTCCCTTGGTTCCAACATGCCGGAGCACGGAACAGGAGCGATCAGCAGCCTCAGAGACAAGACCGATCGCCTCTTCTTTGCGAAGATCAACTTCACCATGCACGGGATGTACTCCGCGCAAGTGGAGAACGCCATATCAAGGATGGACATGGAAAGCGTCATGCTTGTGGCCTCGACGACGCTCTCGTGTGTCTTCACCATCCTGCAGATCCTTCACACCAAGAGGAACCCGGAGGCGGCTCCGGCGGTATCGGTGACCATGCTCGTCGTGCTCACCATGGGGTTCCTCGCCCCTCTCGTGCTCAACTCAGAGGCCCTGTTCGCAAGCAGGAGGAGCCAGTACTATGAGTTGCACCCCACTAGCCGAAGGATCGAGATCAACGAGGTCATGATGAGGGCGCCTACATTGATCGCCTTCGTGTTGCAGCTGCGCCTTCTCCAGCTCGCGTGGTCCGGCCGACGCACATCCACCATGTCCGAGCGGACTGTGTTATGGATATGCCTGCCATTGTACGCCCTTGGAGGAATCGTGGCCGCGGTCTTCCACGTGATCAACGCCCGCGCCTCCACGATCGGCATGGCCGGATGGCGGGTGACGATCTGGCAGGACCTTGTGTCGTACGCGGGGCTGATACTGGATGGCTTCCTTCTTCCGCAGATCATCCTAAACGCGTCCTTGGGAGGGTCCAGAGCTTGGGCGATCTCGCCGTGGTTTTACCTTGGGGGCACCATGCTCCGCTTGATGCCTCATGTGTATGATGTAGTGAGGGCCCGGATCTACAAGCCGAGCATGCGCTCTTCCAAATTGTACGCGAGCCCCCACGACGATCTGTTCAGCGTCGCTTGGGACATGGTTATACCATGCGGGGCGGCGTTGCTGGCCTTGTTGTTGTTCTTGCAGCAGCGACTTCCAGGCACCGCGCCGCTTCCTTCGCAGAGGAGGAGATCGAGTGGATATGAGATGGTCTCTAACATTTAA